In Macellibacteroides fermentans, one genomic interval encodes:
- a CDS encoding IS3 family transposase: MRQLVNPRHKELSVRSQTELLEIPRSTLYYKPIGESPENLEIMQKMDKHHIEHPTCGVLGMQDMLRLNGFQINHKRIRRLMRLMNIRVKYPQKSLSNPGARKYILPYLLRGLDIVKTNQVWSIDISYIPMKQGFMYLTAIMDVRSRYIVGWSLSNTLEKSVCLDLVEESIRKYGAPEIINSDQGVQFTNPSWIQTLKEKGVKISMDGKGRAKDNIWIERFWRTIKQEYVYLNPCDDGLELYKGIRKYMQYYNYNRAHQGIGRQIPGVVYKTVA, translated from the coding sequence ATGAGACAACTTGTAAATCCCAGGCATAAAGAGCTCAGCGTTCGTTCACAAACGGAATTATTGGAAATACCAAGAAGTACACTGTATTACAAACCGATAGGAGAAAGTCCTGAAAATTTGGAAATAATGCAAAAGATGGATAAGCACCATATTGAACATCCCACTTGTGGCGTGTTGGGGATGCAGGATATGCTTCGTTTAAATGGATTTCAGATAAACCACAAACGAATCCGACGATTGATGCGCTTGATGAATATCCGGGTCAAATATCCTCAAAAAAGCTTGAGTAATCCGGGTGCCCGCAAGTACATCCTCCCTTATCTGCTTCGAGGTCTTGACATTGTAAAGACGAATCAGGTATGGTCCATAGATATCAGTTACATTCCAATGAAACAGGGATTTATGTATCTAACAGCTATCATGGATGTGCGAAGTCGCTACATTGTGGGCTGGAGCTTGTCAAATACGCTTGAGAAAAGTGTTTGCCTGGATCTGGTTGAAGAGTCGATCAGAAAATATGGTGCACCCGAAATCATCAACTCGGATCAAGGTGTTCAGTTCACCAATCCGTCCTGGATCCAAACGCTTAAAGAAAAAGGCGTTAAAATCAGCATGGATGGAAAAGGACGTGCCAAGGATAATATCTGGATTGAACGATTTTGGCGCACGATCAAACAAGAGTATGTATATTTGAATCCGTGTGATGACGGACTGGAGCTTTATAAAGGAATCAGGAAATATATGCAATATTACAACTACAACCGGGCGCATCAGGGGATAGGAAGACAAATTCCCGGTGTGGTGTATAAAACGGTTGCCTGA